The following are encoded in a window of Salinibacter ruber DSM 13855 genomic DNA:
- the meaB gene encoding methylmalonyl Co-A mutase-associated GTPase MeaB, giving the protein MAPLNPNLDHQSRPSRSDARSAADYVTGILDGNRVTLSQAITLLESTRPDHRDTARTVVEECLPHSGDSIRVAVTGVPGVGKSTFIEALGQRLVAAGRHLAVLTVDPSSERSKGSILGDKTRMGTLASEEDAFIRPSPTAGTLGGVAPRTREAILLCEAAGYDTVFVETVGVGQSEISVRSMVDFFLLLALAGAGDELQGIKRGIVEVADAIAITKADGDNRAPAKAARAEYEKALRLLSDPDSGWEPPVLTCSSQTGAGIDEVWGAVERYRAYTQETGFFEEQRRRQAQHWMEQAIEQRLHEEFFSDPDVQAARGDVEEALQDGRLSSLAAAERLLSIYRDSTS; this is encoded by the coding sequence GTGGCTCCCCTCAATCCCAACCTCGACCACCAGTCCCGGCCGTCCCGCTCGGATGCACGGTCGGCCGCCGACTACGTGACCGGCATTCTCGACGGGAACCGGGTCACCTTGAGCCAGGCCATTACCCTGCTGGAGAGCACCCGCCCGGACCACCGCGACACCGCCCGGACGGTCGTGGAGGAATGCCTCCCCCACAGTGGCGACTCGATTCGGGTGGCCGTCACCGGCGTCCCCGGCGTCGGCAAGAGCACGTTCATCGAAGCCCTCGGGCAGCGGCTCGTGGCGGCGGGCCGCCACCTCGCCGTCCTGACGGTCGACCCCAGCAGCGAGCGGTCGAAGGGCAGCATTCTCGGGGACAAGACCCGGATGGGAACCCTGGCCTCCGAGGAGGACGCGTTTATTCGCCCGTCCCCCACCGCGGGCACCCTCGGGGGCGTGGCCCCCCGAACCCGCGAGGCCATTCTGTTGTGCGAGGCGGCCGGGTACGACACCGTGTTCGTCGAAACAGTGGGGGTCGGCCAGTCGGAGATCAGCGTGCGCTCGATGGTCGACTTTTTCCTGCTCCTCGCCCTGGCCGGCGCCGGCGACGAGCTGCAGGGCATCAAGCGAGGCATCGTGGAGGTCGCTGACGCCATCGCCATCACGAAGGCGGACGGGGACAACCGGGCCCCCGCCAAGGCGGCGCGCGCCGAGTACGAAAAGGCCCTGCGCCTCTTGTCGGACCCCGACTCCGGGTGGGAGCCCCCCGTGCTCACGTGTTCGTCGCAGACCGGCGCGGGCATCGACGAGGTGTGGGGCGCCGTGGAGCGCTACCGCGCCTACACGCAGGAGACCGGCTTCTTTGAAGAGCAGCGCCGCCGACAGGCGCAGCACTGGATGGAGCAGGCCATTGAGCAGCGGCTGCACGAGGAGTTTTTTTCCGATCCCGACGTCCAGGCGGCACGGGGGGACGTGGAGGAGGCCCTCCAGGACGGACGTCTCAGCTCGTTGGCCGCCGCCGAACGGCTCCTGTCCATCTACCGTGATTCAACGAGCTAG
- a CDS encoding glutamine--tRNA ligase/YqeY domain fusion protein — protein MSTSDPSAERPRDNFIYDIIDEDLEHGTYDGRVVTRFPPEPNGYLHIGHAKSIVLNFGIKHDYADRADTRCHLRFDDTNPDTESTEYVESIKEAVQWLGYDWEEHEYHASDYFEQFYQYAVTLIEQGDAYVDSLSEEEIREYRGTVDEPGTPSPYRDRSVEENLELFRKMRDGEFDDGEHVLRAKIDMSSPHMIMRDPLLFRIKHAHHYRRGDEWCIYPMYDYAHPLEDAIENITHSLCTLEFDNNRRVYDWVMEHCLDENELPSRPRQYEFNRLNLGYTVMSKTKLRHLIEEDLVGGWDDPRLPTISGLRRRGVPPSAIRSFCRTVGVTRSQSRVQIGHFEHALRDDLNAKAPRVMAVLDPLKVVATNVDADAVDWIDANHWPRDIDKDETRPVPFTREFYIERDDFREDPPEDFIRLAPGREVRLRHAYFFTCEEVVRDEDGVVTELRGTIDPETRDSTAPDGRSPEGTLHWVSAAHGLPFEARLYDRLFEVPDPDARDEHFTEFLNPDSLNVRQGVLEPAVRDLEADQRVQFERQGYFWPDPEASRPDALVYNQIVPLRDTWGEDEDGLTQEELARRRRAKEQRKQEQRRRSLDGKTDPAEHLDDAQRDRFDRFHDELGIDREDAATIAGNGALAGFFEQALAHYDAPVPVANWTVNELLGRLQDQTVADLPFGPDAFAELVRLVDTEFISTRGGDAVLDALLEDGGSPERIVDDRGLRQVDDTEALRPTVQSVLDDHPDEVSRYRDGKKGLIGFFMGQVMDATDGAASPELARELLQQELDPSA, from the coding sequence GTGAGCACGTCGGACCCTTCGGCCGAGCGCCCGCGCGACAACTTTATTTACGACATCATCGACGAGGACCTGGAGCACGGAACGTACGACGGCCGGGTCGTCACCCGGTTCCCGCCCGAGCCGAACGGCTATCTCCACATCGGGCACGCGAAGTCCATCGTCCTCAACTTTGGCATCAAGCACGACTACGCCGACCGGGCCGACACCCGCTGTCACCTCCGGTTCGACGACACAAACCCGGACACCGAGAGCACCGAGTACGTCGAGTCGATCAAGGAGGCGGTGCAGTGGTTGGGGTACGACTGGGAGGAGCACGAGTACCACGCCTCCGACTACTTCGAGCAGTTCTACCAGTACGCGGTGACGCTCATCGAGCAGGGCGACGCGTACGTCGATAGCCTCAGCGAGGAAGAAATTCGGGAGTACCGCGGGACGGTGGACGAGCCCGGCACCCCGTCGCCGTACCGCGACCGATCCGTCGAGGAAAACCTGGAGCTGTTTCGCAAAATGAGGGACGGGGAGTTCGACGACGGCGAGCACGTGCTGCGGGCGAAGATCGACATGAGCTCCCCGCACATGATCATGCGGGATCCCCTCCTCTTCCGCATCAAACACGCCCACCACTACCGGCGAGGGGACGAATGGTGCATCTACCCGATGTACGATTACGCCCACCCGCTGGAGGACGCCATCGAGAACATCACCCATTCGCTCTGCACGCTGGAGTTCGACAACAACCGGCGCGTGTACGACTGGGTGATGGAGCACTGCCTGGACGAGAACGAACTCCCGTCCCGCCCCCGGCAGTACGAGTTCAACCGGCTCAACCTCGGCTACACGGTGATGAGCAAGACGAAGCTCCGTCACCTGATCGAGGAAGACCTCGTGGGGGGGTGGGACGACCCGCGCCTCCCCACGATCTCGGGCCTCCGCCGCCGGGGCGTGCCCCCGAGCGCCATCCGTTCGTTCTGCCGAACGGTGGGCGTGACCCGGTCGCAGAGCCGCGTCCAAATCGGCCACTTCGAGCACGCGCTCCGCGACGACCTGAACGCGAAGGCCCCCCGGGTGATGGCCGTGCTCGACCCGCTGAAGGTGGTGGCCACGAACGTGGACGCGGACGCGGTCGACTGGATCGACGCGAACCACTGGCCGCGCGACATCGACAAGGACGAGACGCGGCCGGTGCCCTTCACCCGCGAGTTCTACATTGAGCGGGACGACTTCCGGGAGGACCCGCCCGAGGACTTCATCCGGCTCGCCCCGGGTCGCGAGGTGCGCCTGCGCCACGCCTACTTCTTTACCTGTGAAGAGGTCGTGCGGGACGAGGACGGCGTCGTGACGGAGCTGCGCGGCACCATCGACCCCGAGACGCGCGACAGCACCGCCCCCGATGGGCGCTCCCCGGAGGGCACGCTGCACTGGGTCTCCGCCGCCCACGGCCTTCCGTTCGAGGCGCGGCTCTACGACCGCCTCTTCGAGGTGCCCGACCCCGACGCCCGCGACGAGCACTTCACCGAGTTTCTCAACCCGGACTCGCTCAACGTCCGACAGGGCGTTCTGGAGCCGGCCGTGCGCGACCTGGAGGCCGACCAGCGGGTGCAGTTTGAGCGGCAGGGCTACTTCTGGCCGGACCCGGAGGCGTCCCGCCCGGACGCGCTCGTGTACAACCAAATCGTGCCGCTCCGCGACACGTGGGGCGAGGACGAAGACGGACTTACGCAGGAGGAGTTGGCGCGGCGACGGCGGGCCAAGGAGCAGCGCAAACAGGAGCAGAGACGGCGCTCGCTCGACGGCAAGACCGACCCCGCCGAGCATCTGGACGACGCCCAACGGGACCGGTTCGACCGATTCCACGACGAGCTGGGCATCGACCGGGAAGACGCCGCCACCATCGCCGGGAACGGCGCACTGGCGGGCTTCTTCGAACAGGCGCTGGCGCACTACGACGCCCCGGTGCCCGTCGCCAACTGGACCGTCAACGAGCTCCTCGGCCGGTTGCAGGACCAGACGGTAGCGGACCTTCCGTTCGGACCGGACGCGTTCGCGGAACTGGTGCGGCTCGTGGACACGGAGTTCATCTCCACCCGCGGGGGCGACGCGGTTCTAGACGCGCTCCTTGAAGACGGGGGGTCCCCTGAACGCATTGTGGACGACCGCGGCCTGCGCCAGGTGGACGACACCGAGGCCCTCCGCCCCACCGTTCAGTCCGTTCTCGACGACCACCCCGACGAGGTAAGCCGCTACCGCGACGGCAAGAAAGGACTGATCGGCTTCTTCATGGGGCAGGTGATGGACGCCACCGACGGCGCCGCCAGTCCCGAGCTTGCCCGCGAGCTTCTGCAGCAGGAACTTGACCCCTCCGCCTGA
- the gltX gene encoding glutamate--tRNA ligase, giving the protein MASDAPVRVRFAPSPTGRLHIGGLRTALYNYLFARKHDGDFVLRIEDTDQARYEPGAEDDIREALAWTGLEHDEGPEQGGDYAPYRQSERSEHYHEYAQKLVEAGRAYYAFDTEEELEELREEHGAYDGSTRRQMRNSLTLSDEKVEQRIDEGDDYVIRLKVPRQESVQVEDEIRGTVSFDTSEIDDQVLVKSDGMPTYHLANIVDDHLMNISHVIRGEEWLSSTPKHVLMYDALGWEPPAFAHLPLILSPNGGKLSKRDANELGIPVYVMDYREAGYEPEALLNFLALLGWSPGTEEELFALDEMVETFSLDRVGASGVQFDLDKLRWVNEHYVRALSVDALAEKARPHVEAAGYDVSDDRLQTICGLVQDRIQVVPEVVTDNRYFFEDPEAYEEAGVEKRWNEESADLLLAYADRLEGVDAFDTDTVETELRDLADEKDVGAGAIIHPSRLAVSGRSYGPGVFGLLAAVGKEACIRRMHRAVEALG; this is encoded by the coding sequence ATGGCTTCCGACGCCCCTGTTCGTGTTCGCTTCGCACCAAGCCCGACCGGTCGCCTCCACATCGGTGGGCTGCGAACGGCCCTGTATAACTATCTCTTCGCCCGCAAGCACGACGGCGATTTCGTGCTGCGAATCGAGGACACCGACCAGGCCCGCTACGAACCCGGGGCCGAAGACGACATTCGGGAGGCCCTCGCCTGGACGGGGCTGGAGCACGACGAGGGCCCCGAGCAGGGCGGGGACTACGCCCCGTACCGGCAGTCCGAGCGCTCGGAGCACTACCACGAGTACGCCCAGAAGCTCGTTGAGGCCGGCCGGGCGTACTACGCCTTCGACACGGAAGAGGAGCTCGAAGAGCTACGGGAAGAGCATGGGGCATACGACGGCTCGACGCGTCGCCAGATGCGAAATTCGCTGACCCTGTCCGACGAGAAGGTCGAACAGCGCATCGATGAGGGCGACGACTACGTCATTCGGCTCAAGGTCCCGCGCCAGGAGTCGGTGCAGGTCGAGGACGAAATCCGCGGCACCGTGTCCTTCGACACCTCGGAAATCGACGACCAGGTGTTGGTGAAGTCCGACGGCATGCCCACCTACCACCTGGCCAACATCGTCGACGATCACCTCATGAACATCTCGCACGTGATTCGGGGCGAGGAGTGGCTCTCGTCGACCCCGAAGCACGTGCTCATGTACGATGCTCTAGGGTGGGAGCCGCCCGCCTTTGCGCACCTGCCGCTGATTCTGAGCCCGAACGGCGGGAAGCTCTCGAAGCGGGACGCCAACGAGCTGGGCATTCCGGTCTACGTCATGGACTACCGGGAGGCCGGCTACGAGCCCGAGGCGCTCCTCAACTTTCTCGCGCTCCTGGGCTGGAGCCCCGGGACGGAGGAGGAGCTCTTCGCCCTCGACGAGATGGTCGAGACATTCAGTCTCGATCGTGTGGGGGCCAGTGGCGTGCAGTTCGACCTCGACAAGCTGCGCTGGGTCAACGAGCACTACGTCCGCGCCCTCTCGGTCGACGCGCTCGCGGAAAAGGCCCGTCCCCACGTGGAGGCGGCCGGCTACGACGTGAGTGACGATCGCCTCCAGACCATCTGCGGGCTGGTCCAGGATCGCATCCAGGTGGTGCCGGAGGTCGTGACCGACAACCGCTACTTCTTCGAGGACCCGGAGGCGTACGAGGAGGCGGGCGTGGAGAAGCGCTGGAACGAGGAATCCGCCGACCTTCTGCTCGCCTACGCCGATCGGCTGGAGGGGGTCGATGCCTTCGACACGGACACGGTGGAAACGGAGCTCCGGGACCTGGCCGACGAGAAGGATGTGGGGGCCGGCGCCATCATCCACCCGTCTCGCCTTGCCGTGAGTGGGCGATCCTACGGGCCAGGCGTGTTCGGCCTGCTCGCCGCGGTGGGGAAAGAGGCCTGCATTCGCCGGATGCACCGGGCGGTGGAGGCGCTCGGGTAG